The Sediminispirochaeta bajacaliforniensis DSM 16054 genome includes a window with the following:
- a CDS encoding transposase, which translates to EHWKRIRTNNGLERIMREIRRRTRVIGSFPDGESALMLVSARLRHISGSTWSERKYLNMDLLIDYDREDQVS; encoded by the coding sequence TGGAGCACTGGAAAAGAATCAGGACCAACAATGGACTTGAAAGAATCATGCGAGAAATCAGAAGGAGGACACGAGTAATCGGTTCATTCCCTGATGGAGAATCTGCCCTGATGCTGGTCTCGGCCCGGCTGCGTCATATTTCAGGTTCTACATGGAGTGAACGGAAGTATCTGAATATGGACCTGCTGATTGATTACGATCGGGAGGATCAGGTCTCATAA